The DNA region AGTGCTTTTTTGGATGGAAAATTATTTTTAGGAGGAAATACTCAGTTTTTAAAAGAAAATCATATTTTTGTTAAAGATTTTGAAGGCACACATTTTATTTTTGCTAAAGAAGGAAAGGTTTTAGCTTTTTTTGAATTTGATAATGTTTTAAGAGAAGGAGCAAAAGAACTTATTGCTTATCTTAAAAAGCAAAAAAAAGAACTTATGATTCTTAGTGGGGATAATCAAAAAGCTGTAGAAAAAATCGCTCAAGAATTACAAATTTCAAATTTTAAAGCTTCTTGTTTGCCCGAAGATAAAATGACAATGATTGAAAAATTAAGTAAAAAATATAAAGTTTTATTTATAGGAGATGGGGTTAATGATGCTTTAGCATTAAAATACTCTAGTGTTTCTATCACTTTAAGAGAAGGGAGTGATTTGGCTATAGAAAGCAGTGATGTTTTGCTTTTAAAAAATGATTTATTTTCTTTAGAAAAAGCCATAAGATTATCTAAAAATACTTTTAAAATCATTAAACAAAATCTTGCTTTTTCATTAGTTTATAATGCTTGCACTATACCTTTAGCCTTTTTTGGTATGATTAACCCTTTATTTGCTGCTATTTCTATGTCTTTTAGTAGTATAATAGTGATTTTAAATACTTTAAGGATTAAAGAATGAATAATGTAATCATGATGATGATAGGGGTGTCAATTCTTATGTTTTTTGTTATTTTAGGGACTTTACTTTGGGGGATTAAAAATAAACAATTTGATGATGATTATAAATTTACCAGTTTAAATGATGATGAAGATGCCTTGCATGATGCTATAATACTTGAAAAGCGTAAAAAAGAACTTTTAGATAAAAAAAGGCTTTCCTAAGAAAGCCTAATAATTATTTTAAGGTTTGAATATATTGAGCAATAGCTTCTAAATCAGCTTCACTTAAAGAAGTCAATTGTATTTTCATAATACCGCCTTGACCAAATTTATTTCTTGTACCTGCTTTATATTCTTTAAGCGCTTGAGTGATTTCTTCTGCACTTAAAGTATTAAGAGCTGGAACTTTATTTAAATAAACTTTTTCAGCTTTTGCACCATGACATATAGCGCATTTTTTAAATAAAGTAGCACCGTCTGCAGCAAAAGCTGAAACCCCA from Campylobacter hepaticus includes:
- a CDS encoding c-type cytochrome, giving the protein MKKFLAVSALACLGVSAFAADGATLFKKCAICHGAKAEKVYLNKVPALNTLSAEEITQALKEYKAGTRNKFGQGGIMKIQLTSLSEADLEAIAQYIQTLK
- the ccoS gene encoding cbb3-type cytochrome oxidase assembly protein CcoS gives rise to the protein MNNVIMMMIGVSILMFFVILGTLLWGIKNKQFDDDYKFTSLNDDEDALHDAIILEKRKKELLDKKRLS